Proteins encoded in a region of the Phaenicophaeus curvirostris isolate KB17595 chromosome 1, BPBGC_Pcur_1.0, whole genome shotgun sequence genome:
- the MKRN1 gene encoding E3 ubiquitin-protein ligase makorin-1 produces MAEAVALGTTAGAAAAAALGTPAEAAAAAFDFAAVPPPVVGPGGGGWTKQVACRYFMHGVCKEGENCRYSHDLSSSQSAMVCRYYQRGCCAYGDHCRYEHTKPLKQEEITDVDPEEKFYASVSSDFMSLPETVEEIIAEIEDEDTDLAAAGVDAEDWVNAVEFIPGQPYCGRAASSCAEAPLQEMVIEEEYEKEEADVVIKKELCPYAAVGECRYGENCVYIHGDVCDMCGLQVLHPIDAAQRSEHIKSCIEAHEKDMELSFAVQRSKDMVCGICMEVVYEKANPSERRFGILSNCSHTYCLKCIRKWRSAKQFESKIIKSCPECRITSNFVIPSEYWVEEKEEKQKLIQKYKEAMSNKPCRYFDEGRGSCPFGGNCFYKHAYPDGRQEEPQRPKVGTSSRFRAQRRNRFWEFIEERENGDPFETDEDEVVTFELGEMLLMLLAAGGDDELTDSEDEWDLFHDELEDYYDLDL; encoded by the exons ATGGCGGAGGCAGTGGCTCTGGGAACAACGGCGGGCGCCGCCGCGGCGGCCGCCTTGGGGACGCCCGCggaagcggcggcggcggctttCGACTTCGCGGCGGTGCCGCCGCCCGTCGTGGGGCCAGGAGGAGGCGGCTGGACCAAGCAGGTCGCTTGCAG ATACTTCATGCATGGAGTTTGCAAGGAAGGAGAAAACTGTCGCTACTCCCATGACCTCTCCAGTAGTCAGTCTGCCATGGTGTGCAGGTATTATCAGCGAGGATGCTGTGCTTACGGAGATCATTGCAG ATATGAACATACCAAGCCActgaaacaggaagaaattacTGATGTGGAcccagaagaaaaattttatgCCTCAGTATCCTCAGACTTCATGTCACTCCCTGAAACAGTTGAAGAAATTATTGCTGAGATAGAAGATGAAGATACAgatctggcagcagcaggagtagATGCTGAAGACTGGGTGAATGCTGTAGAGTTTATCCCTGGGCAGCCGTATTGTGGACGTG CTgcttcttcctgtgctgaagcaCCCTTGCAGGAAATGGTGATTGAGGAAGAATATGAGAAGGAGGAAGCAGACGTGGTGATAAAGAAGGAGCTGTGCCCCTACGCTGCAGTAGGAGAATGTCGCTATGGGGAAAACTGCGTGTACATCCATGGGGATGTATGTGATATGTGTGGACTGCAAGTCCTGCATCCAATTGATGCTGCACAGAGATCCGAGCACATAAAG TCTTGCATTGAAGCTCAcgagaaggacatggagctttCATTTGCCGTCCAGCGTAGTAAAGACATGGTGTGCGGGATATGCATGGAGGTGGTGTATGAGAAAGCTAATCCTAGTGAGCGCCGCTTTGGGATCCTCTCCAACTGCAGCCACACTTACTGTCTCAAGTGCATCCGCAAGTGGAGGAGTGCTAAGCAATTTGAGAGCAAGATTATAAA GTCCTGCCCAGAGTGTCGGATCACATCTAACTTTGTCATTCCAAGTGAGTActgggtggaggagaaggaagagaagcagaaactCATTCAGAAATACAAGGAGGCAATGAG caaCAAGCCATGCAGGTATTTTGATGAAGGCCGTGGGAGCTGTCCGTTTGGAGGGAACTGTTTTTACAAACATGCATATCCTGATGGCCGCCAAGAGGAGCCGCAGAGACCCAAAGTGGGAACATCAAGTAGATTCCGG GCCCAGCGGAGGAATCGGTTCTGGGAGTTCATCGAGGAGCGAGAGAATGGTGATCCATTTGAGACCGATGAGGATGAGGTGGTGACCTTTGAGCTTGGTGAGATGTTGCTTATGCTGTTGGCAGCAGGAGGTGATGATGAGCTAACGGATTCCGAGGACGAGTGGGACTTGTTTCATGATGAGCTGGAAGATTATTACGACTTGGATCTATAG